The following proteins are encoded in a genomic region of Bubalus kerabau isolate K-KA32 ecotype Philippines breed swamp buffalo chromosome 15, PCC_UOA_SB_1v2, whole genome shotgun sequence:
- the LOC129628174 gene encoding olfactory receptor 52H1, giving the protein MILFNLSSDNPGPFILVGIPGLEQAHVWIGIPFCIIYIVAIVGNCILLYLILVEYSLHEPMFFFISMLAMTDLTLSTVGIPKTLSIFWLGAREITFPGCLTQVFFLHYSFVLDSAILMAMAFDRYVAICSPLRYNTILNPKTIIKIVVGISFRSFCIILPVVFLLIRLPFCRTRMIPHTYCEHIGVARLACADISINIWYGFCVPIMTVISDVILIAISYTLILCAVFRLPSQEARQKALGTCGSHVCVILMFYTPAFFSILAHRFGHNVSRTFHIMFSNLYIVIPPALNPIVYGVKTKQIREKVTILFSTKRT; this is encoded by the coding sequence ATGATCCTTTTCAACCTGAGCAGTGACAACCCAGGACCCTTCATTCTGGTGGGGATCCCAGGCCTGGAGCAAGCCCATGTGTGGATTGGAATTCCCTTCTGTATCATCTATATTGTAGCCATTGTGGGAAACTGCATCCTTCTCTACCTAATCTTGGTGGAGTATAGCCTTCACGAACCCATGTTCTTCTTTATCTCCATGCTGGCCATGACGGACCTCACCTTGTCCACAGTTGGTATTCCTAAAACACTGAGTATCTTTTGGCTTGGGGCTCGAGAGATCACATTCCCAGGATGCCTCACACAAGTGTTCTTCCTCCACTACAGCTTTGTCCTGGATTCAGCCATCCTGATGGCCATGGCgtttgaccgctatgtggccatctgttcTCCCTTGAGATACAACACTATCTTGAACCCCAAGACCATCATCAAGATTGTGGTGGGAATCTCTTTTCGTAGTTTCTGCATCATCCTCCCAGTTGTATTCTTGCTCATACGACTGCCTTTCTGTAGGACACGCATGATACCGCACACATACTGTGAGCACATAGGTGTTGCCCGGCTCGCCTGTGCGGACATCTCTATCAACATCTGGTATGGCTTTTGTGTTCCCATCATGACAGTCATCTCAGATGTGATCCTCATTGCCATTTCTTACACCCTCATCCTCTGTGCTGTCTTCCGCCTCCCCTCCCAAGAAGCCCGCCAGAAGGCCCTGGGTACCTGTGGTTCCCATGTCTGTGTCATCCTCATGTTTTATACACCTGCCTTTTTCTCCATCCTTGCCCACCGCTTTGGACACAATGTCTCCCGCACTTTCCACATCATGTTTTCCAACCTTTACATTGTTATCCCACCTGCACTCAACCCCATTGTTTATGGAGTGAAGACCAAGCAGATCAGAGAGAAGGTCACCATTTTGTTTTCTACCAAGAGGACATAA